A region from the Flavobacteriales bacterium genome encodes:
- a CDS encoding mucoidy inhibitor MuiA family protein, with the protein MRTLTLALLLAPLLSFGAEKPITTRITAVKVFLSGAEVTRTGSIDLPKGTSTLLFAGLSDEVDPANIQVSGNGSFTILGVQHRLNYLEEKLDRAEVTELKARIKAAEADLTKENSLLAVLEKEDARLAKNDVIAGDQGLSLEQLRSINDYLLARQEGIALKRLERHARVDDLNEQLRKLQLQLNQVQGKKARATSEVLVEVSANAAVEAALTLKYMVRSAGWSPSYDIRVADITKPLQLTYKAQVYQSTGEEWKDVQLALSSGQPNKDAIMPELRTWRLDFGMPPSAYATEKNYNANVRDVRGILRDATTGEPLPFATVSLMDAGGNILNGTATNADGYYAIAIPALGRTLQFTYIGYQSQHLSIYNGTMNVNMAPVSIELKELQIRRSGVERLSAKQIEAMPSMSGEADHLLPGHSGVVSLNSTRRIRRQKIEFGEDDYDAIENVSASTSLAEAVVQRTTTFEFPISVPYTIPSDGQNHQVGVQEQELKSTYRYYCTPKLDLDAFLFAQVTGWEGLNLLAGPAYIYFEGTYVGESLLDLGGVGDTLDISLGRDKGVSVQRTKRKDFSQRQVVGNKRTESVGWEIAVRNNKPQAIELTITDQFPVAARNEIEVKLDEDGGAEVNAEKGFLTWKVAVGPRTNQQWRFGYSVKVPKERVVVLE; encoded by the coding sequence ATGCGAACCCTGACCCTCGCCCTGTTGTTAGCACCCCTGTTGTCGTTTGGCGCGGAAAAACCCATCACCACCCGCATCACTGCCGTGAAGGTGTTCCTGAGCGGTGCTGAGGTCACACGCACCGGCAGTATCGACCTGCCCAAGGGCACAAGCACGCTGCTGTTTGCGGGGCTGAGCGACGAGGTGGACCCCGCCAACATCCAGGTGAGCGGCAACGGCTCATTCACCATCCTGGGCGTGCAGCACCGGCTGAACTACCTGGAGGAAAAGCTGGACCGCGCCGAAGTGACCGAGCTGAAGGCAAGGATCAAGGCGGCGGAGGCCGACCTGACCAAGGAGAACAGTCTCTTGGCCGTGCTTGAGAAAGAAGACGCGCGGTTGGCGAAGAACGACGTCATTGCGGGTGACCAAGGGCTGAGCCTCGAGCAACTGCGCAGCATTAACGATTACTTGCTGGCGCGGCAGGAGGGTATCGCACTGAAGCGATTGGAGCGCCATGCCCGTGTTGATGATCTGAACGAACAGCTCAGGAAGCTGCAACTGCAACTGAACCAAGTGCAGGGCAAGAAAGCGCGCGCAACCAGCGAGGTGCTCGTGGAGGTGAGCGCGAACGCCGCTGTTGAAGCCGCCCTCACGCTCAAGTACATGGTGCGCAGCGCCGGCTGGAGCCCGAGCTACGACATCCGTGTGGCCGACATCACTAAGCCGTTGCAGCTCACCTACAAAGCGCAGGTGTACCAGAGCACAGGTGAGGAATGGAAGGATGTGCAGCTTGCCCTCAGTAGCGGCCAGCCGAACAAAGACGCGATCATGCCGGAGCTGCGCACCTGGCGCCTCGACTTCGGTATGCCACCTAGCGCGTACGCCACGGAGAAGAACTACAACGCCAATGTGCGCGATGTGCGCGGCATATTGCGCGACGCCACCACCGGCGAACCGCTCCCCTTTGCCACCGTGTCCCTGATGGATGCAGGGGGCAATATCCTCAACGGCACCGCCACGAATGCCGACGGCTACTACGCCATCGCTATTCCCGCGTTGGGCCGCACGCTGCAGTTCACCTACATCGGCTATCAGAGCCAGCACCTCAGCATCTACAACGGCACCATGAACGTGAACATGGCGCCCGTGTCCATTGAGCTGAAAGAGCTACAGATCCGTAGGTCGGGTGTCGAAAGGCTCAGCGCAAAGCAAATTGAGGCGATGCCAAGCATGTCGGGTGAGGCAGACCATTTGCTGCCGGGTCACTCGGGCGTGGTGTCACTGAACAGCACTCGTCGCATCCGTCGTCAAAAGATCGAATTCGGGGAGGACGATTACGATGCCATAGAGAACGTAAGCGCCAGTACGAGCCTGGCCGAAGCCGTCGTTCAGCGGACCACCACTTTCGAGTTCCCGATCAGCGTGCCGTACACCATCCCCAGCGACGGCCAGAACCACCAAGTGGGCGTGCAGGAGCAGGAGCTGAAGAGCACCTACCGTTACTACTGCACCCCCAAGCTCGACCTCGATGCCTTCCTCTTTGCACAGGTAACAGGATGGGAGGGTTTGAACCTGCTCGCAGGTCCGGCCTATATCTACTTCGAGGGGACCTACGTGGGCGAGAGCCTGCTCGACCTCGGTGGTGTGGGCGACACACTGGACATCAGCTTGGGCCGCGACAAAGGCGTGAGCGTGCAGCGCACCAAACGCAAGGACTTCAGCCAGCGGCAAGTGGTGGGCAACAAACGCACCGAGAGCGTGGGCTGGGAGATCGCCGTGCGCAACAACAAGCCGCAGGCTATCGAACTCACCATCACCGATCAGTTCCCAGTGGCCGCTCGCAACGAAATAGAAGTGAAGCTGGACGAGGACGGCGGGGCCGAGGTGAACGCC
- the lipB gene encoding lipoyl(octanoyl) transferase LipB: MRSVHFHDLGLIDYTTAWDLQTRRFQQTIDRKVANRDKTEEDQVPTEDHLFFCEHPHVYTLGKSGKQSHLLLNADGLLERGVQFFPIDRGGDITYHGPGQIVGYPIFDLDHHFTDIHRFLRTLEEAVIGTLEVYGIKGGRIDGLTGVWVDAGQPAKARKICAFGIRASRWVTMHGFAFNVNTDLSYFNNIVPCGIADKGVTSLAWELGRQVDMHEVKDRLKLELADLFDVELVPGATLALPPQ, from the coding sequence ATGCGTTCGGTCCACTTCCATGATCTCGGCCTCATCGACTACACCACCGCGTGGGACCTGCAGACGCGGCGTTTCCAGCAGACCATCGACCGCAAAGTGGCCAATCGCGACAAGACCGAGGAAGACCAAGTACCCACCGAGGACCACCTCTTCTTCTGCGAGCACCCGCATGTTTACACCCTGGGCAAGAGCGGCAAGCAGAGCCATTTGTTGTTGAACGCGGACGGTCTGCTCGAGCGGGGCGTGCAGTTCTTCCCGATCGACCGCGGTGGCGACATCACTTACCATGGTCCAGGGCAGATCGTGGGGTATCCCATCTTCGATCTTGACCATCACTTCACCGACATCCACCGCTTCTTGCGCACGTTGGAGGAGGCTGTCATCGGCACACTGGAGGTCTATGGCATCAAGGGCGGCCGGATCGATGGCCTTACCGGTGTGTGGGTCGACGCCGGCCAACCTGCGAAAGCACGGAAGATCTGCGCTTTCGGCATCCGCGCAAGCCGGTGGGTCACCATGCACGGCTTTGCCTTCAATGTGAACACCGACCTCTCCTACTTCAACAATATCGTTCCCTGTGGAATTGCGGACAAGGGTGTGACGAGCCTTGCCTGGGAGCTGGGGCGGCAGGTGGACATGCACGAGGTGAAGGACCGGTTGAAGTTGGAGCTGGCGGACCTGTTCGATGTGGAACTCGTGCCGGGCGCCACCCTGGCACTGCCACCGCAGTGA
- a CDS encoding serine hydrolase — protein sequence MRFLRKILLWLAGILVVLAGLLYATGNKHILSGVRFTYLIGRTAPEIDDRDFFPSEPIAARNPQPWPMHRMNGQVALATADEDKLKELHSVGFVVIKNDSLLYENYWNGWNADSVSNSFSVAKSYVSLLTGITMQEGKLDNVFRKVGEFLPEFDDADCKKEINLRHVLTMSTGLDWSESGADPFSDNAKGYYGDDVRALSLGQPCRDTPGTKFDYISGSTQVMAEVLEKIHGQPLDQLVQEKIWGPLGSEHEAYWGKDRPDGDFKAFCCLYATARDFARIGQLYLDSGLWRGKRILPLEFWQASITPADLSDGDGPNKRYGYFWWLAELDGKPIWYCRGFHGQYVVVIPHERTVMVRTGMKREEVNKQGHPKDVFEWIRIARNITSQAR from the coding sequence ATGCGCTTCCTCCGCAAGATCCTCCTCTGGCTCGCCGGCATCCTCGTGGTGCTCGCCGGGCTGCTCTATGCAACGGGCAACAAGCACATCCTCAGCGGTGTGCGCTTCACGTACCTCATTGGCCGCACCGCGCCCGAGATCGACGACCGCGACTTCTTTCCCAGTGAACCGATCGCTGCACGCAACCCGCAACCTTGGCCCATGCACCGCATGAACGGCCAAGTGGCGCTCGCGACCGCCGATGAGGACAAGCTCAAAGAGCTGCACTCCGTTGGTTTCGTGGTGATCAAGAACGACAGCCTGCTCTACGAGAACTACTGGAACGGCTGGAACGCCGACAGCGTGAGCAACAGCTTCAGCGTGGCCAAGAGCTACGTGAGCCTGCTCACGGGCATCACCATGCAGGAAGGCAAGCTGGACAACGTGTTCCGGAAAGTCGGGGAGTTCCTGCCGGAGTTCGATGATGCCGACTGCAAGAAGGAGATCAACCTGCGACATGTGCTAACGATGAGCACCGGGCTCGACTGGAGCGAGAGCGGCGCCGATCCGTTCAGCGACAACGCCAAGGGCTACTACGGCGACGACGTGCGCGCATTGTCGTTGGGCCAGCCCTGCCGTGATACGCCGGGAACCAAGTTCGACTACATCAGCGGTAGCACGCAGGTAATGGCCGAGGTCTTGGAGAAGATCCATGGCCAACCCTTGGACCAACTGGTGCAGGAGAAGATCTGGGGACCGCTCGGCTCGGAGCACGAGGCGTACTGGGGCAAGGACCGCCCGGACGGTGACTTCAAAGCGTTCTGCTGCTTGTATGCTACCGCGCGCGACTTTGCCCGTATCGGTCAATTGTACCTCGACAGCGGTCTGTGGCGCGGCAAACGCATCCTTCCGTTGGAGTTCTGGCAAGCGAGCATCACACCCGCCGACCTTTCCGACGGAGATGGCCCTAACAAGCGCTACGGGTACTTCTGGTGGCTTGCTGAGCTGGACGGGAAACCCATCTGGTACTGCCGCGGCTTCCACGGCCAGTACGTGGTGGTGATCCCGCACGAGCGCACCGTGATGGTACGCACCGGCATGAAGCGCGAAGAGGTGAACAAACAGGGCCACCCGAAGGATGTGTTCGAGTGGATCAGGATCGCCCGGAACATCACTTCACAAGCCCGTTGA
- the recO gene encoding DNA repair protein RecO, with protein sequence MFVSTRAIVLRSVRHKDRGAVVTLYTEHHGLRSYAARVGGKSGHPPALFGPLQRLVVVASERSDRDIHQLREVRTDQPFANVGSDPLRGSVALFIQEVLLRTLRAETADAELFAFVQDALTELDGGDRTQHLPVSFLLGLCDRLGFAPAMDRTGPATWFDMEEGAFTTTEPAHPHAFGGAAVHLLGDLLGGRTDSKYAYARKDLLDQLLLYFRLHIAGFGELRSPSVLKAVLA encoded by the coding sequence ATGTTCGTTTCAACCCGCGCCATAGTCCTGCGGTCCGTGCGGCACAAGGACCGTGGCGCCGTCGTTACCTTGTATACCGAGCACCACGGCTTGCGCAGTTATGCCGCCCGCGTTGGTGGAAAGAGCGGGCATCCCCCCGCGCTCTTCGGGCCTTTGCAGCGCCTGGTGGTAGTGGCCAGCGAACGTAGCGACCGCGACATCCACCAACTGCGCGAGGTGAGGACCGATCAACCGTTCGCCAACGTAGGCTCGGATCCTTTGCGTGGAAGCGTCGCTTTGTTCATCCAGGAAGTGCTCCTGCGGACCCTGCGTGCCGAGACGGCCGATGCAGAACTGTTCGCGTTCGTGCAGGATGCGTTGACGGAGCTGGATGGCGGCGACCGCACCCAGCACTTGCCGGTCAGCTTCCTGCTCGGGCTATGTGATCGGCTGGGCTTCGCTCCAGCGATGGACAGAACAGGTCCGGCAACCTGGTTCGACATGGAAGAAGGTGCGTTCACCACCACCGAACCAGCGCATCCACACGCCTTCGGCGGAGCAGCGGTCCACCTGTTGGGCGATCTTCTCGGCGGACGTACCGACAGCAAGTACGCTTACGCACGGAAGGACCTGCTCGATCAACTGCTGCTCTACTTCCGGCTCCATATCGCTGGCTTCGGTGAGCTTCGTTCGCCTTCCGTGTTGAAAGCCGTTCTGGCTTGA
- a CDS encoding S9 family peptidase, which yields MRHLLQLVALTLLIACGNDRSSMPTTTLPAPPQAEKIPFQLTAHGHTRIDEFHWMRLSEEQRNAAQPDEHTRKVLDHLKAENAYTEAVLAPVKQLREDLFKEMKARIKEEDLSVPYRENGYWYGTRFETGKEYAVHMRRASVNKDEPIPDPMAEGWQDILNENTMAEGHDYFDLADFEVSPNNRICAYGVDTVSRRQYTLRFRDLSTGQDLPDAITNTDGGGAWADDKTFFYNRKDKTLRSFKIFRHVLGTDPKTDAEVFHESDATFSCDVFRSRSDKFVVITSGSTLSTEERLLPVDDPMGTFRVFLPREEEHEYSVQHIPGVDGKPGKFHVLTNWQAKNFRLMECPENATGKEHWTEVIPHRDDVLLEDVEFFRDHMVISERREGLTHLRVRQLSTGTEHEIAFNDPAYVAYSGTNPEWDSHLLRYGYTSLTTPGSVYQHDLSKPQQPDVLLKQQEVVGGYDAAQYKSERVWATAKDGTRVPMSIVYKNGTPLTGSAPLLLYGYGSYGVTMEPTFSSARLSLLDRGFVFALAHIRGGEELGRAWYENGKMEYKVNTFTDFIACAEHLLANKYADPTRLFCMGGSAGGLLMGAVVNMRPELWRACVAQVPFVDVVTTMLDSTIPLTTGEYDEWGDPNEKEAYDRMLSYSPYDNIKDVAYPALLVTTGLHDSQVQYWEPAKWVARLRDHNKGTAPILLHTNLEAGHGGASGRFQRLKEIALEYAFLLEQAGLVTEAGVK from the coding sequence ATGCGACACCTTCTGCAACTTGTTGCGCTCACCTTGTTGATCGCATGCGGCAACGACCGCTCCAGTATGCCCACCACCACGCTTCCTGCGCCACCGCAGGCCGAGAAGATCCCGTTCCAGCTCACCGCCCACGGCCACACCCGCATCGATGAATTCCACTGGATGCGCCTGAGCGAGGAGCAGCGCAACGCAGCGCAGCCGGACGAGCACACGCGCAAGGTCCTCGACCACTTGAAGGCTGAGAACGCCTACACGGAAGCGGTCCTCGCTCCCGTGAAGCAATTGCGGGAGGACCTGTTCAAGGAGATGAAAGCGCGCATCAAGGAAGAAGACCTGAGCGTGCCGTACCGCGAGAACGGCTACTGGTACGGCACCCGCTTCGAGACCGGCAAGGAATACGCGGTGCACATGCGTCGTGCTTCGGTCAACAAGGACGAACCCATCCCCGATCCCATGGCCGAAGGGTGGCAAGACATCCTGAACGAGAACACCATGGCCGAGGGCCACGACTACTTCGACCTGGCCGACTTCGAGGTGAGCCCCAACAATCGCATTTGTGCCTATGGCGTGGATACCGTGAGCCGCCGCCAATACACGCTTCGTTTCCGCGACCTGTCCACGGGACAGGACCTGCCCGATGCCATCACGAACACCGATGGTGGTGGTGCATGGGCCGATGACAAGACCTTCTTCTACAACCGCAAGGACAAAACCCTGCGCAGTTTCAAGATCTTCCGCCATGTGCTCGGCACAGACCCGAAGACCGATGCTGAAGTGTTCCATGAGAGCGACGCGACATTCTCCTGCGATGTGTTCCGCAGCCGCAGCGACAAGTTCGTGGTGATCACCAGCGGCAGTACGCTCAGCACCGAGGAGCGCCTGTTGCCCGTGGATGATCCAATGGGAACGTTCCGCGTCTTCCTGCCGCGCGAAGAGGAGCACGAATACAGTGTGCAGCACATCCCCGGCGTCGATGGAAAACCGGGCAAGTTCCACGTCCTCACCAACTGGCAGGCGAAGAACTTCAGGCTGATGGAGTGCCCGGAGAACGCCACCGGCAAAGAGCACTGGACCGAGGTGATCCCGCACCGCGATGACGTGTTGCTGGAGGATGTGGAGTTCTTCCGCGACCACATGGTGATCAGTGAGCGGCGCGAAGGCCTCACACACTTGCGCGTGCGCCAATTGAGCACGGGCACCGAGCATGAGATCGCCTTCAACGATCCGGCCTACGTTGCTTACAGCGGTACCAATCCCGAGTGGGACAGCCATCTGCTGCGTTACGGCTACACCAGCCTTACCACGCCCGGAAGCGTATACCAGCATGATCTGAGCAAGCCGCAACAACCCGACGTGCTGCTGAAGCAACAGGAGGTGGTGGGCGGCTACGACGCCGCGCAGTACAAGAGCGAGCGCGTGTGGGCCACGGCCAAGGACGGCACGCGTGTGCCCATGAGCATCGTGTACAAGAACGGGACACCCCTGACTGGTTCAGCACCCTTGTTGCTTTACGGCTACGGTAGCTACGGCGTCACCATGGAGCCCACCTTCAGCAGTGCGCGACTTTCGTTGCTCGATCGTGGGTTCGTCTTTGCGCTGGCGCACATCCGCGGCGGCGAAGAGCTTGGCCGCGCTTGGTACGAGAACGGGAAGATGGAGTACAAGGTGAACACCTTCACCGACTTCATCGCCTGCGCGGAGCACTTACTGGCGAACAAGTACGCCGACCCCACGCGCCTCTTTTGCATGGGCGGCAGTGCGGGCGGTCTGCTCATGGGTGCCGTGGTGAACATGCGGCCGGAGCTCTGGCGTGCGTGCGTTGCGCAAGTGCCCTTCGTGGATGTGGTGACCACGATGCTCGACAGCACCATTCCATTAACCACGGGTGAATACGATGAATGGGGCGACCCAAACGAGAAGGAGGCGTACGACCGCATGCTCTCCTACTCGCCCTACGACAACATCAAGGACGTGGCCTACCCCGCCCTACTGGTGACCACAGGTCTGCACGACAGTCAGGTGCAATACTGGGAACCCGCCAAATGGGTGGCCCGCCTACGCGACCACAACAAGGGCACGGCACCGATCCTGCTGCATACCAACCTCGAGGCCGGCCACGGTGGCGCCAGTGGGAGGTTCCAGCGCTTGAAGGAGATCGCGTTGGAGTATGCGTTCTTGCTTGAGCAGGCAGGCTTGGTGACGGAGGCTGGGGTGAAGTAG
- a CDS encoding ferritin, with protein sequence MLPKKIEAALNAQIQTEAMSSQIYLAMASWAETQGLSGTAAFLYGHSDEERMHALKLVKFVNERGGHAVVPALPAPPRTWKSLTHIFQDLFAHETKVTGEINKVVDLCLKEKEYTTHNFMQWYVSEQIEEEALARTLIDKLNMIGGDKGGLYLFDRDLAGMSSGPGAQKKGA encoded by the coding sequence ATGCTACCCAAGAAGATCGAAGCTGCGCTGAACGCGCAGATCCAAACGGAGGCGATGAGCAGCCAGATCTACCTGGCCATGGCCAGCTGGGCCGAGACGCAGGGTCTCAGTGGTACTGCCGCCTTCCTGTACGGCCACAGCGACGAAGAGCGCATGCACGCATTGAAGCTCGTGAAGTTCGTGAACGAGCGCGGCGGCCACGCGGTGGTGCCCGCGCTGCCTGCACCACCGCGCACTTGGAAAAGCCTGACGCACATTTTCCAGGACCTCTTCGCGCACGAGACGAAAGTCACGGGCGAGATCAACAAGGTGGTGGACCTCTGCCTGAAGGAAAAGGAATACACCACCCACAACTTCATGCAGTGGTACGTGAGCGAGCAGATCGAAGAAGAGGCACTGGCACGCACGCTCATCGACAAGCTGAACATGATCGGTGGCGACAAGGGCGGGCTCTATCTCTTCGACCGCGACCTTGCTGGTATGTCCAGTGGTCCGGGCGCGCAGAAGAAGGGCGCTTGA
- a CDS encoding GxxExxY protein encodes MQAGDDDLTYRIIGAGYEVHNRLGPGFLEPVYQEALALEFAVQEIPFEREVSLPIFYREQRLQTGYRADFLCFSEVVVELKALRALGGPETAQLMNYLKATGLRRGLLLNFGSDRMEVKRWLLGH; translated from the coding sequence ATGCAAGCAGGAGATGACGACCTGACCTACCGGATCATCGGTGCAGGTTACGAGGTGCACAATAGGTTGGGTCCGGGTTTTCTGGAGCCGGTTTACCAAGAGGCGCTAGCTTTAGAGTTTGCCGTTCAGGAGATCCCGTTCGAACGCGAGGTTTCCCTTCCCATTTTCTACAGGGAGCAACGTCTCCAAACCGGTTACCGGGCCGACTTCCTATGTTTCTCCGAAGTAGTTGTGGAGTTGAAAGCGCTTCGGGCGTTGGGCGGCCCCGAGACCGCGCAACTAATGAACTACTTGAAGGCGACGGGGCTGCGACGAGGGCTCTTGCTGAATTTCGGGTCCGATCGCATGGAGGTGAAGCGTTGGTTGCTGGGCCATTGA
- a CDS encoding aminoacyl-tRNA hydrolase — MKYLIAGLGNPGPEYEDTRHNIGFHVLDELARMGEVRFAGDRYAEVAELRHKGRTFILVKPQTYMNLSGKAVRYWMDKENVPTDRVLVITDDLALPFGKIRLRANGSAGGHNGLTNIIELLGSQEFPRMRFGIGSDFPRGRQSEYVLGKWGEEERKTLAERTEIACKAVLQFGLLGIASTMNNFNKR, encoded by the coding sequence ATGAAGTACCTGATCGCAGGCTTGGGAAATCCCGGCCCCGAATACGAAGACACGCGCCACAACATCGGCTTCCATGTGCTCGATGAACTGGCGCGCATGGGCGAGGTGCGCTTTGCTGGCGACCGCTATGCCGAGGTGGCGGAGCTGCGCCACAAGGGCCGCACCTTCATTCTGGTGAAGCCGCAGACGTACATGAACCTCAGCGGCAAGGCCGTGCGCTATTGGATGGACAAGGAGAACGTGCCGACAGATCGTGTGTTGGTGATAACGGACGACCTGGCCCTGCCGTTCGGGAAGATCCGCCTACGTGCGAACGGGAGCGCGGGTGGCCACAACGGGCTCACCAACATCATTGAGCTGCTCGGTTCGCAGGAATTCCCGCGGATGCGCTTCGGCATCGGTAGCGACTTTCCCCGGGGGCGCCAGAGCGAATACGTTCTTGGCAAATGGGGCGAGGAGGAGAGGAAGACACTTGCGGAACGCACGGAGATCGCGTGCAAGGCGGTCCTGCAATTCGGTCTGTTGGGCATTGCCAGCACGATGAACAATTTCAACAAGCGGTAG
- a CDS encoding 50S ribosomal protein L25: protein MKKVTLEATPRTGSGSSNSNSLRRQGRVPCVLYGGDSVKHFHVDAKALGKVVFTPETYRIELDMDGTKTMALLHETQFHPVSDAVIHADFTEMSDAKEATVSLSLNLKGQSAGVRKGGVLSQKFRKLRVKGLPNALPEHLDIDISGVELGHSMRVSELNFPGLSVMENEEDVVLTVKMPKKVEEVAPAAAATTAAPAAGAAAAAPAADAKKADAKPAAKK from the coding sequence ATGAAGAAGGTCACCCTTGAAGCTACGCCGCGCACCGGGTCCGGCTCCAGCAACTCCAACAGCCTCCGTCGCCAGGGCCGCGTGCCTTGTGTGCTTTACGGCGGCGATTCCGTGAAGCATTTCCATGTGGATGCCAAGGCCCTCGGCAAGGTGGTGTTCACCCCCGAGACCTACCGTATCGAACTGGACATGGACGGCACCAAGACGATGGCGCTGTTGCACGAAACCCAGTTCCATCCCGTGAGCGATGCGGTCATCCACGCGGACTTCACCGAGATGAGCGATGCCAAGGAGGCCACCGTGAGCCTGAGCCTCAACCTGAAGGGCCAGTCTGCTGGCGTGCGCAAAGGCGGTGTGCTCAGCCAGAAGTTCCGCAAGCTGCGCGTCAAGGGCCTGCCCAACGCGCTGCCGGAGCATTTGGACATCGACATCAGCGGCGTGGAGCTCGGCCACAGCATGCGTGTGAGCGAGCTCAACTTCCCCGGCCTCTCCGTGATGGAGAACGAAGAGGATGTGGTGCTCACGGTGAAGATGCCGAAGAAGGTGGAAGAGGTGGCTCCCGCGGCTGCCGCCACGACTGCCGCTCCAGCTGCGGGCGCTGCGGCTGCTGCGCCGGCTGCCGATGCCAAGAAGGCGGACGCCAAACCCGCTGCGAAGAAGTAG
- a CDS encoding ribose-phosphate pyrophosphokinase: protein MTAQLESAKIFGGSASRYLAEKVAAHSGERLGDVTLSRFSDGEIQPSFEETVRGELVFIVQSTFPPSDNLFELLLMVDAAKRASAKRIVAVMPYFGFARQDRKDKPRVSIGAKLVANMLTAAGVDRIMTMDLHADQIQGFFEVPVDHLFASSIFLPHIKSLGLPNLLMAAPDTGGTKRANAYSKHLGCDMAICYKQRKVANQIERMTVIGDVKGRDVVLVDDMVDTAGTLTKAADMMMAEGATSVRAVCTHPVLSGEACKRIQDSSLLELIVTDTIPISDEKLGKTNKIKQLSVAPLFADVIHRMRRHESISSTFIIA, encoded by the coding sequence ATGACCGCCCAACTCGAATCCGCCAAGATCTTCGGCGGTAGCGCTTCGCGTTACCTGGCCGAGAAGGTTGCCGCCCACAGCGGCGAGCGGCTGGGCGATGTCACCCTGAGCCGCTTCAGCGACGGGGAGATCCAACCGAGCTTCGAAGAGACCGTGCGCGGTGAACTGGTGTTCATCGTGCAGAGCACGTTCCCGCCGAGCGACAACCTCTTCGAGCTGTTGCTGATGGTGGATGCCGCCAAGCGGGCCAGCGCCAAACGCATCGTGGCGGTGATGCCCTACTTCGGTTTCGCGCGCCAGGACCGCAAGGACAAACCCCGTGTGAGCATCGGTGCCAAGCTGGTGGCCAACATGCTCACCGCCGCCGGCGTGGACCGCATCATGACGATGGACCTGCACGCGGACCAGATCCAAGGCTTCTTCGAGGTGCCCGTCGATCACTTGTTCGCCAGCAGCATTTTCCTGCCGCACATCAAGAGCCTGGGCCTGCCCAACCTGTTGATGGCCGCTCCGGACACTGGTGGCACCAAGCGCGCGAACGCGTACAGCAAACACCTCGGCTGCGACATGGCCATCTGCTACAAGCAACGCAAAGTGGCCAACCAGATCGAGCGCATGACGGTGATCGGTGATGTGAAGGGGCGCGACGTGGTGCTGGTTGACGACATGGTGGATACCGCCGGTACGCTCACCAAGGCCGCCGACATGATGATGGCCGAGGGCGCTACCAGTGTTCGTGCCGTGTGCACGCATCCCGTGCTCAGCGGCGAAGCATGCAAGCGCATCCAGGACTCATCCCTGCTCGAGCTCATCGTCACCGACACCATTCCCATCAGCGACGAAAAGCTGGGGAAGACCAACAAGATCAAACAGCTTTCCGTGGCCCCGCTCTTCGCCGATGTCATCCATCGCATGCGTCGCCACGAGAGCATCAGTAGCACGTTCATCATCGCCTAA